One genomic segment of Ricinus communis isolate WT05 ecotype wild-type chromosome 5, ASM1957865v1, whole genome shotgun sequence includes these proteins:
- the LOC8262518 gene encoding myosin-binding protein 2, with protein sequence MAANKFATMLHKNTNKLTLILVYAMLEWVLIILLLLNSLFSYLIIKFADYFGLKRPCLWCSRLDHFFEPSKFQNSYRSLICETHALEISKLSYCSSHRKLTESQDMCEDCLSSSSPQSELSKKFAFFPWIKKLGVLQDCCAGDKVCENVEIISNCSCCGVSLETKLFCPDDYAIKPSWGDSENTQKGDLVWEEEIDVKDHSDRNMSGFVCDRCGEEQRIVENTGVEDIKTEEKTEENFSCFVSSVDCKEMVVNDSDKEDISTEKEQESTKEDDFNVSVDEPSCDQAVMVQADCIKDMSKDIQPQHLEFYIDQDDCHLIPIELLNSSSEKQISDKKEKGEVENCGSEDFVLEFDNKHVGPQYELVVEDRCNFEEKLPLLPIQECEEENMVDELEPRDLNENENENASAVYADYELMEEESEQVSIAQPIGTITSNGDDVLENSQISDEGMELDNNQVSEEVLQMQVNEIEADVSMGTEIPDHEPIQEIQTPELHSLCVEVLQMQVDEIEAYVSIGAEIPDHEPIEEIQTESFPSSCLCVEEDPSTSNGDNHALDDHGYNQAEEDEVEFRAMTIETSEPVIKSHLSLCLESNDIEEDKTPDTPTSVDSLHHLHKKLLLLERRESNAEESLDGSVISDIEAGDGVLTVEKLKSALRSERKALNALYAELEEERSASAVAANQTMAMINRLQEEKAAMQMEALQYQRMMEEQSEYDQEALQLLNELMIKREKERTELEKELELYRKKVQDYETKEKLMMLRRRKESSIRSGTSSASYSNAEDSDGLSVDLNHEVKEEVGFDNHLESSNQNTPVDAVVYLEESLNNFEEERLSILEQLKVLEEKLFTLSDEDEHHFEDIKPIEHLYEENGNGYNEDFDHSSEANGVANGHYKEMNGKHYQERKIIGAKAKRLLPLFDAIDSEAEDGMLNGHEEGVDSIVLLKSINKFDIDSKKLAIEEEVDHVYERLQALEADREFLKHCMGSLRKGDKGIELLQEILQHLRDLRSVELRARNMEDGAL encoded by the exons ATGGCTGCCAACAAGTTTGCAACCATGTTACACAAAAACACCAATAAACTCACTCTTATTCTAGTCTATGCAATGCTTGAATGGGTTTTGATCATTCTCCTACTCTtaaattctctcttttcttatttgatcATCAAGTTTGCTGATTACTTTGGCCTTAAAAGACCCTGTCTTTGGTGTTCTAGGCTCGATCACTTCTTTGAGCCATCCAAGTTTCAAAATTCCTACAGATCTCTTATATGTGAAACTCATGCTCTGGAGATTTCTAAACTGAGTTATTGCTCTAGTCATCGAAAGCTAACTGAATCTCAAGATATGTGCGAGGATTGCCTGTCCTCCTCTTCTCCTCAAAGTGAATTGTCCAAAAAGTTTGCTTTTTTCCCATGGATAAAGAAATTAGGAGTGCTTCAAGACTGTTGCGCTGGTGACAAGGTATGTGAAAATGTTGAAATTATTTCTAACTGTTCTTGCTGTGGTGTTAGTTTGGAAACAAAATTGTTTTGTCCTGATGATTATGCGATCAAGCCTTCCTGGGGTGATTCTGAGAACACCCAGAAAGGAGATTTGGTTTGGGAAGAAGAAATTGATGTAAAAGATCATTCTGATAGAAACATGTCGGGTTTTGTATGTGATCGTTGTGGTGAAGAACAGAGGATTGTCGAAAACACAGGAGTAGAGGACATAAAAACAGAGGAGAAAACAGAGGAGAACTTTTCATGCTTTGTTTCCAGCGTTGATTGTAAGGAAATGGTTGTTAATGATTCTGATAAAGAGGACATCTCTACAGAAAAAGAGCAAGAATCTACCAAGGAGGATGATTTTAATGTGTCAGTAGATGAGCCATCTTGTGATCAGGCAGTGATGGTTCAAGCTGATTGTATTAAAGACATGTCTAAGGATATTCAACCTCAGCACCTAGAATTCTACATTGATCAAGATGATTGCCACTTGATTCCTATTGAATTGTTGAATTCTAGTTCAGAGAAGCAAATTTCAGACAAAAAAGAGAAGGGAGAGGTGGAGAATTGTGGTAGTGAAGATTTTGTTTTGGAGTTTGATAATAAGCATGTTGGGCCACAGTATGAATTGGTAGTAGAGGACAGATGCAATTTTGAAGAGAAACTGCCATTACTACCAATTCAAGAATGTGAGGAGGAAAATATGGTTGATGAGCTTGAGCCAAGggatttaaatgaaaatgagaatGAGAATGCATCAGCAGTATATGCAGACTATGAATTGATGGAGGAAGAATCGGAACAAGTCAGCATTGCTCAACCCATCGGAACCATTACTAGCAATGGCGATGATGTTTTAGAAAACTCACAGATTTCAGATGAAGGAATGGAATTAGATAACAATCAAG TATCTGAAGAAGTACTTCAAATGCAAGTTAATGAAATTGAAGCAGATGTATCTATGGGCACAGAGATTCCTGATCATGAACCAATTCAGGAAATACAAACTCCGGAACTTCATTCTTTGTGCGTAGAAGTACTTCAAATGCAAGTTGATGAAATTGAAGCATATGTATCTATAGGGGCAGAGATTCCTGATCATGAACCAATTGAAGAAATACAAACTGAATCATTTCCTTCTTCATGTTTATGCGTAGAAGAAGACCCTTCAACCAGCAATGGCGATAATCATGCCCTTGATGATCATG GTTATAATCAAGCTGAAGAAGATGAAGTAGAATTTAGGGCCATGACAATTGAAACAAGTGAGCCAGTGATAAAATCTCATTTATCATTGTGTTTGGAAAGCAATGACATTGAGGAAGATAAGACTCCTGATACACCAACTTCTGTAGATAGTCTCCATCATTTACACAAGAAATTGCTACTCCTCGAAAGAAGAGAATCCAATGCAGAAGAATCTTTAGATGGAAGCGTGATTAGTGACATTGAAGCAGGCGATGGAGTTTTGACTGTGGAGAAGTTGAAGTCGGCATTAAGATCAGAACGGAAGGCTTTGAATGCGTTATATGCAGAATTAGAAGAAGAGAGGAGTGCTTCTGCAGTGGCTGCAAATCAAACAATGGCAATGATAAATAGGCTTCAAGAAGAAAAGGCAGCAATGCAGATGGAAGCTCTGCAGTATCAGCGAATGATGGAGGAGCAATCAGAGTATGATCAGGAAGCGTTGCAGCTTTTGAATGAACTGATGATAAAGAGGGAGAAAGAGAGGACAGAGTTAGAGAAAGAGCTGGAATTATATCGAAAGAAGGTACAAGATTACGAGACAAAAGAGAAGTTGATGATGTtgagaagaaggaaagaaagtaGCATAAGAAGTGGAACATCCTCAGCTTCTTATAGCAATGCTGAAGATAGTGATGGACTATCTGTTGACTTGAATCATGAAGTGAAAGAAGAAGTTGGTTTCGACAATCATCTAGAAAGTAGCAATCAGAACACTCCAGTCGATGCAGTTGTATATTTGGAGGAATCCTTGAATAATTTTGAGGAGGAGAGGCTATCCATTCTTGAGCAACTTAAAGTCTTGGAAGAGAAACTCTTTACGCTCAGCGATGAAGATGAACATCATTTTGAAGACATAAAACCAATCGAACATTTATACGAAGAGAATGGAAATGGCTACAATGAGGATTTTGATCATAGCAGTGAAGCAAATGGAGTTGCAAATGGTCATTACAAAGAAATGAATGGAAAGCAttatcaagaaagaaaaatcatcgGAGCAAAAGCGAAGAGACTTCTTCCACTTTTTGATGCCATTGATTCAGAAGCCGAAGATGGGATGCTAAATGGACATGAAGAAGGAGTTGATTCTATTGTGTTGTTGAAATCAATCAACAAATTTGACATAGACAGCAAAAAGCTTGCGATCGAGGAGGAGGTCGATCATGTTTACGAAAGACTACAAGCACTTGAGGCAGATAGAGAGTTTTTGAAGCATTGCATGGGTTCCTTGAGGAAAGGAGACAAGGGGATAGAGCTTCTACAAGAGATTTTACAGCATCTTCGAGATCTAAGAAGTGTGGAGCTTCGTGCAAGGAACATGGAGGATGGTGCTCTATAA